AAAACGGACCGCGCGCAAGCAATCCAACAAAGCAAGGCGATCGAGGTGCGATAGTGCAGCATGATGGAAGATCTGTCGATTGGGGGAAGGGAGCGCCGCAAAGGGACGCTGTGCCTGGCCAGATTTTGAGCGAGGAGCGGGGACGGAAGGTGCGGGCCGCGAGAGTGGCGGTATCACGCCTCAAGTCTCCCAGACGATTTATGGTAGACTGCGGGCCCGCAGCGGCCTCGTGTTGGCCTTCTATTGCCCGCCATTATGCCGTATGGCATTCCTCAAAACAAGCAATTCCTGGCGACGAGCTTCGATTACGCATGACCGAACTACCGATTGTTGAACGCCCGCGGCGAGAGCGTCCGGGACGATTTCAAACCCTCGCCCTGCATTCCTACCGCGTGATTTTGTTCCTGGTGATTATCGCGGCGATCCATCATCAGCATCGTTGGTATGTCGCGCAACAACGCGGCGATCGAGTGCAGGCGTTGGTCGTCGATCAGGTGGCGGAATTGTTCCCCGACGCCAAATCGCTGGGGCCGTGGGATCCCGATCATGGCGGCCAGACGGTGTTGGATGCCGACGAAAAAGAGTTGGGCTTTGTGGTCCAGACGTTTCCCGAAGCGGACAGGGTGATCGGATTCTCGGGACCCACCAACACGCTGCTCGGCTTTGGCCCGGACAAGCGAATTCTGGGGATGTCGGTTTTGCACAGCGGCGACACGCGCGAGCACACGCGCGACGTGATCGAAAACGAAACGTTTATGACCAGTCTGAATGGACTGAATTGGCAAGCGGCCAGCCAGCCGCAGATCGACGCGGTTTCCGGAGCGACGTTGACGAGCCTGGCGATCATCGACGGGATCGCGCGGCGGCTGGGTGGCGCGAATCCTTCCTCGCGGTTCCCCGAGGCGATCACGCTCGAAGAGGCGAAGGCCTTCTTTCCCGAAGCGGCAAGTTTGACCGACGATCCGCAGAAACCAAGCTTGCAGATCGTGTGCGACGCCGAAGGGGCTGAGTTGGGAAAAGTGCTGCGGACTTCACCCCATGCCGATAACATGATCGGATACCAGGGCCCCACCGATACCTTGGTCGCATTGGACCCCGAGCACCGGATCGTCGGGGCGGCGATCCGACACAGTTTCGACAACGAACCGTACGTGCGTTATGTCAAAGAAGACGAGTACTTCTTCAACATCTTCAAAGGGTTTTCGCTAGCCGATATCGCGGAGCTGGATGTTGTCGACGCGGGGATCGAAGGGGTTTCGGGAGCTACCAAAACGAGCACTCGAGTCGCCGAAGCGTTAATCCACACGGCGTCGGAAGTGCAGGCGGAACATCCGATCGTGGTGGCTGAACCGCCGCGTTGGTACGATTTTTCGCCGCGCGATTACGGTACGGCGATCGTTGTCGTGCTGGCTCTGCTGTTGGCGTTGACTCATCTGCGAGGCAAGCGTTGGTTGCGGATAGGATTTCAGATCGTGCTGATCGTCTATTTGGGATTTATCAACGCCGACATGGTCTCGCAAGCTTTGTTGGTCGGCTGGGCACAGAACGGCGTCGCCTGGCAGGTCGCCCCCGGCTTGGTTCTGCTGACCGCAGCGGCATTGGCCTGTCCGATCTTCACCGGTCGCCAAGTTTATTGCACGCATCTGTGTCCCTTCGGAGCGGCCCAAGATTGGCTGCGCCGCGTTCCGTTGCGAGCGAAGTTTCCGCGATGGATCGACCGCTCGCTGCGTCTGCTCCCCGCGATCCTGTTGGTCTTTGTCGTGGTGGTGGCGATGTTGCATCTGCCGGTTAGCCTGGTCGGGATCGAGCCGTTTGATGCGTTTGTAATCCGGATCGCCGGCTGGGCGACGCTGAGTGTCGCGGCGGTTGGCCTTGTCGTATCGGCTTTCGTTCCTATGGCTTATTGCCATTACGGTTGCCCGACCGGAGCGATGCTTCGCTTTTTGAGATGGCACGGCGGCAGCGGACGTTTTACACGCGGCGATCTGTTTGTCACCGCGCTGGCTGCCGCAGCGATCGGGATCTATCTGAGTTGATCGCCGTTGGAGGCCGATCGTTTAACCGCGCGGGCAACGCCCCGCGCGTCGGGGCTTCAACTCGGCACACGCGGCCCGCTGGGCACGCGGTTAAACGCGCGCGGATTGCTAAGTTCTTCGTTTAACCGCGCGGGCAACGCCCCGCGCGCTCTGTGTTGCAACCGGTTGAGCGCGGCCCGTTGGGCACGCGGTTAAACGATCGTGATGGCGATTAGCTGGCGGCTTGGTCGGAGAGGAACTTGGTTATTTGTTCGACGATCTGGTCGGGTGTTTGGTCGCTGACATCGATCCGTAGATTGCCGACTTCGCGATAAAGCGGTTCGCGCGCCGCCATCAACTGACGCACCTCTTGCAGCATCGGATGTTCGGTCAAGCTAGGCCGGCGGCTGGCGCTGGTTGCATCGGCTTC
Above is a genomic segment from Rosistilla ulvae containing:
- a CDS encoding FMN-binding protein; translation: MTELPIVERPRRERPGRFQTLALHSYRVILFLVIIAAIHHQHRWYVAQQRGDRVQALVVDQVAELFPDAKSLGPWDPDHGGQTVLDADEKELGFVVQTFPEADRVIGFSGPTNTLLGFGPDKRILGMSVLHSGDTREHTRDVIENETFMTSLNGLNWQAASQPQIDAVSGATLTSLAIIDGIARRLGGANPSSRFPEAITLEEAKAFFPEAASLTDDPQKPSLQIVCDAEGAELGKVLRTSPHADNMIGYQGPTDTLVALDPEHRIVGAAIRHSFDNEPYVRYVKEDEYFFNIFKGFSLADIAELDVVDAGIEGVSGATKTSTRVAEALIHTASEVQAEHPIVVAEPPRWYDFSPRDYGTAIVVVLALLLALTHLRGKRWLRIGFQIVLIVYLGFINADMVSQALLVGWAQNGVAWQVAPGLVLLTAAALACPIFTGRQVYCTHLCPFGAAQDWLRRVPLRAKFPRWIDRSLRLLPAILLVFVVVVAMLHLPVSLVGIEPFDAFVIRIAGWATLSVAAVGLVVSAFVPMAYCHYGCPTGAMLRFLRWHGGSGRFTRGDLFVTALAAAAIGIYLS